GATGTGACCCGTTCATGGATAGACCTTCATGAGGCGGCACCGCATGGCGGAGCCTAAGCGGGATATGGTTCTTTCTAAAAATATTTCAATAGGTTGACTTCTGTTGTGGCTGTGACTTTCGGCCCGCTTGCCGGAGAGTTCTTTCGGCGCGGAAAGACCGACAGTCAGTAATAAGAGCGGTTTTCTCTGACCGCGTTGCCTGTTTCACCATTAACGATTTGTCGTAAAAGACGGCAGGATGACTTTTCTCGGCAATGGGCTGAACATGACGATTGCGCCTTGGCATAATACCTTGAATACCCATGCTCTTCATCAGGCGCGCCACCGTGCATCGCGCGACATCGAAGCCTTCCCGACCAAGCTGTCGCCAGACCTTCCGGACGCCATAGACCCGCCAGTTCTCCTCGAACACGCGAAGGATCTCGGGGCGCAACGCTTCGTCCTGACGTGCCCGATCCGACAGCCGGGAAGGATCGGCCCGCTTCGCCAGATGATCATAGTAGGTGCACGGGGCGATCGGCAGCACGTTGCAGATCGGCTCGACCCCGTGATGGATAACGATGTCCAGCCCCTCTGCCGTCAGCGGGTCGACAGCCCACCGGGTCCAGCTGTCGCAATGCAGATCCGCAACGACGGCGATCAGGCTCATGTGTGCGCTCCGTTCCGTACTTCCTACCGGCCGAGCGCGCTCAGCTGTCCGCGCGAGGCGGACAGGTCACATGGGGTGTGGACCAGCTTGTTGGTTGTCCAGCATGTATATCAGATTGACGCGCCAAACTCCACCCGGTTATCCGCATAAAGATATGATTTATAAGGATAAAAAATAGGGAGAAGCCCGAAAACGTCGCAAGCCCTACAAGCCGGTCTACTCAAGCAGGCCTCTCTTTCGGAACCAGAGGCTTAGCTTGTGCGAAAAAAGGTCGGCGTAGGAATCTCGCAACTCCGGGGCTCCGAAGCCGGGCAGGGAGCCAGAAGAGACCGGGCCGGGTCGCCGCGCGTCATGCGGGGATGATTCGAGGGCGGCGCGAGATGTGCGACGGCATGTCAGGACCAGCCGGACGGGCGACCAGTTCTGTCCCCCTGTTACGCGCTTCAAGCTCGTTACAGGAAAAATCTTATAAAATCAATCGTGTAACAGATTACGGGAAAATCCCGGGATAAATGGGTTGTATGCGTGCGCCTATGTGCGCCTGCGTGTGCCTGTATGGGCGTGTGCGCGTGTACTTATATATTTATCTTTGTAACACCCATAGATAGATATAGAAACATTCCTTTCTTTTCAATGATTTGCGTCTGTTACAAAGGTCCGTAACAGGGCCGTAACGGAGCGTTACTGTAACACGTCTGATCGGGGGATTTCAGTCACATGATGTGAGCTGCCGTGCCCCGGTCCGGTGTTCAAGCACCCCCTCGTTGAACAGGGTCGTCGCGGACCGAGACACTCGGTCGTGAAGGGACGCTCGCCCCCGTCGCTGAGGTGCCACTTGTACCTGATCTACTTTTTTGGGCGATCGTCTGGATGAACCCAACCCGGGGGTGGATCGTAGTTGGTGGGACGCCTTGCGTAGCCTGACCCGGCTCCGCCCACAATTTGTCTCATGACCGACTTGTCCAAGTGGCCATCATTCATCTGAATGGTCTTCTTGGCTAGACTGTGAAGATGTTCTGAACGTTTCCTTCCAGGCGGCACAACAACTGTCAGAGATTTACCGGGAAACTCTTTCAGGAACATCCTGATCGTAGCTACTTGATCGCTGTCAGCGGTCACCAAGTAAGCATGGTCGTACAGGTCGTGAAAGGCGTCTCGCAAGAGGTGGATCGCAACATTGATGTCTCCCTCTTTTTCAGATGGGTGCATCCAGGAGCTCGAACAGGCGCGGCAGTCACGCCTCTCATCAACGAAGTGCCCCTTATGTACGGTTACGCCCTCCAGCTTCTGAGCCCGTACTAGGGCGTCGTGTCGATCCGCCTTACTACTGTTGGAAGGGTGTCGTGCTGTGCACCAAGTAACGGCGACCAGTTCCTCCGTTCCCTTGGGTATCAATAAATTACCAATTTTCCAGTAGCTTACCCACTTCAGGTGGGCCTGCCCCAGCTCATCAATCGCATGGTACAAGTTGAAGCCGTCGATGAAGAACGCTGCGCGAATTTTCCCACTCATACCTTGATTTTGGTCTGTCAAGATGCTACCTCACGAACATCAACGCGAAGCGGTTCGCCGCTAAGCACCTCCCCGGCTCCGGCCGGGGTTTTCATTTGTGGATCATCAGTCTAGCTTAATCAATATATTGTGCTTCTTAAAAGCGCCATAGCATCAAGTAGACGCAGACCTACCTCGACTAATCCCATCCGGCTTCAATGAATTCCGGACCGGAAGTTCTCACAGAGATCGCCCAGCATATAGAGAGGCGACCCTGACAAGCCCCTATGAGAACCGGGAGGCTGAGCGTATATCTGGGTTGAAGCCCCGGCGCTGACACGCCGGGGCCAGGAGAGAGGGCGCAGTTTCTAGTCTTTGAGGTGTGGACCCCCGAAGACCCCGTCCGAACGCTACCCGAGAGGATGCTGGTTTGGACCCAGCTCCTCTTCTCCATCTCTGCGCCGACGCCTGATCTGGTAGTCGGCATCTTTCTTCGCCAGCGCTCCGAGTTTTTCGACAAGAGGCGCCGGATCGAGATACGTGGGGCCACGCGGATCCTTTTCACGGACGAGAAGCCCAAGCTCTTCAAGTTGTTGGAGCGAACGCTGTACTGTGCGAGGGGTCACCCCCATCCGTTTTGCGATAGTTGTGGATCGCGGGAACGGTTTCTTCTCCGGATACCACCAATGCATAAGAACGTTCAGCAGCACGGCGAGGTCAGTTGGCGATAGCCCAAGCTCAGACTGATACTTGAGCAGGAGGTCAGGCACGGCCTGGAACCCCGCTACGCTGGCCTCGCCATACTTGGCATAGACCACCGAGCCGACCGTAAGGCCGGCGGCTGAAGAGACTGTCGCTGATTCCATGCTTATCGCCATGTCGATCAAAATACGAAGATGAGATCGTTTTACAAGATATCTGTTTAAAAGAGCGACACTCATGTCGTTTTTTGTGCGACATCAGCGTCGCTGGCCTATCTTCGCACCCAAATCCTACTCAAAACGGTCGTTTTTGACCGGACCACCCTGCCCCACTGGATTTCAACGAGTTGACCGGGACAAAAACCCATGACAAAACCGAAGTGGTTTTGGGAGGGTTTTGTCCATGATCTTGGGGTACGCGCGGGTGTCGACCCGAGACCAGAACCTCGACGGCCAACGCGACGCCCTCGCCGCCGCCGGGGCCGAACGGATTTTCGCAGACACGATCACCGGGACTGCCCGGGCCCGACCCGAACTGGACCGGCTCCTGTCGGAGCTCCGGTCCGGGGATGTGGTCGTCGTGACGAAGTATGACCGCCTAGCCCGGAGCCTGAAAGATCTCCTCGAGATCGTCGAGTTGATCCAGGCGAAGGGCGCGGGTTTCCGGTCCCTGGGGGAGGATATCGACACCACCACCCCCGCGGGACGGCTGATCTTTCACGTTTTCGCATCGATCGCCCAGTTTGAGCGCGAGCGGATCGTGGAGCGGACGAAGGAGGGGCTCGAGGCGGCTCGGAGGCGGGGCCGGGTCGGAGGCAGGCCCCCTGCCCTCTCACCCGCCCAGAAAGCGGAGGTGAAGCGGATGCGCGACGAGGAGCACCGCCCGATCCCCGAGATCGCCGCGCTGTTCAAGGTCAGCGAGAAGACGGTCCGGAGGGCGACGTGACCGATGACGGAGCCGAGCGGTCTCGGTTGTTTTGTTTGGTGGGAAGGATAGAAAGGGTATCATGAATGCGGTGAGCCCCCAAACCGAGTTCGTCGGAGTTGGTCTCTACACGATCAGCGAAGCGGCGAAGCTCCTGAGATCCAGCCCCCGGACCATCCGGCGGTGGGTGGAGGGGTATTACTATCAGCGAAACGGTGAGAAGGCCCATTCAGCTCCCCTCTGGCAGCCGGACCTGTCTATAGATGACGGGGTTGAACTCAGCTTCCGCGATCTCATCGAGCTAAGGTTCGTCAGCGCCTTCACGGAGCTAGGCCTGTCCATCCGAACCATCCGATCCTGTTTGGATACCGCTCGGGAATGTATCGACTCCGATCGGCCCTTCTCTTCAGGAAAATTCAAGACAGACGGTCGGCGCATCTTCCTCCAAGGAGCGGATCACCTGAACGACCCGGTTCTGATCGACCTGAAACGGCGTCAGTACGTGTTCAGCGGCGTAATCGACCGCACCTTCAAGGACCTCGATTTGGAGGATGACATCGTGACCCGGTGGCGACCCTACCGGGGTAAGGACAGCATCGTGATCGATCCGACACGATCCTTCGGTCAGCCGATCTCCTCTGAATTCGGGGTCCCGACCATCGTCCTTGCGGAGGCGGTCCAAGCAGAGGGCTCGGTGGCACGGGTCGCCGCACTCTATGAGGTCGATCGAGCGGTGGTGGCGGACGCGGTCCGGTATCATGAGGAGCTCGCGGCCGCTTGAGGGTCATGGTGGATGAAAATCTTCCTCCTCCCCTGGCCCGCGCGCTTGCGGCCCTGTTCGTCGGACAACACGAGGTCGTTCATCTTCGGGATAGGTTCGGGCCCAAAGTTCAGGATGTTGACTGGCTGACCGCGCTGAACCGTGAGGGCAGTTGGGTCATCCTGTCAGCTGATCGACGGATCACGAAGAACAAGTCGGAACAGCGAGTCTTCCACAACTCCAAACATATCGGCTTCTTCTTCGCGCCGGGGCTCCAGAAGGCCTCTATCCTGAAGAAGATGGAGCGCCTTATGGTCGTGTGGGACACGATCGAGAAGCAGGTCCCGCTCGTCAAAGGGGGATCGATGTTCGAGATTCAAGTGAAGGGAAATCAGCTGAAGCCCCTCTAAACCGTAGCCCCTAGCACGGATAGCTCGATCAGGTTCTGGGAGGACCCAGCACGTAGTCGACATCATTCGGCTTGTATTTCGGCTTGAGGCCGATCACGTCCTTACGGAACCCGCGAAATACGAGGTTCTCCCGCTGGAGCTCGGACGGGGAGATCTCGCCCCGGCGGAGCCGCTCTTCATCCCGCTCCCGGGCGCGGGCCTTCGCGGCTGCTCTGTTCGTGATGATCGCAGACATCGCAGTGCTCCCGACTATACTGACAGACGATGCCCCGGATGAGGCGTGTCCCGCAAGGAGAGGGTTCTGCCGTGCTGTCGAGCCGCCCCATGACCGAGCCTGAATTCGCCGTCTTTCTTCAGGCCCGCGAGAACCGGTGGGAGCTGTTCAACGGCCAGCCGGTGATGATGACGCCCACGACCCAGCGTCACGCGGACATAATCGCCAACATCCTCGCGGCATTTCATCACCAACTGCGCGGGACCGGATGTCGGGCGACCTGCTCGAGGACAGGCGTCTGGACCGGTACCAGCACGATACGGTTGACGACTGCCTGATCGCGATCGATGAGTTCCACCACGTCTCGGCCGGGGACGACAACCGGCTGGGCGAGATCCTGCGCCGCCTCCTCGCCCGGGGCCGGGCGCATATCATGGCGATGACCGGGTCCTATTTCCGGGGCGACACGGTCCCGGTCCTGCGCCCGGAGGATGAGGCGCTGTTCCGGTCGATCACCTACAGCTACTACGAGCAGCTGGACGGGTACCGGTTCCTCAAGAGCCTCGGGATCTCCTACAGCTTCTACCGGGACAGCTACCTGACCGCGATCCCGGAGGTGCTGAACCCGGACCTCAAGACGATCATCCACATCCCGCACCGCGGCTCCGCCGAGGCGGTCGACGTGAAGCAGGCGGAGGTGGGGGCGATCCTGCACGCGCTCGGCGAGGTGATCGGCCGGGAGCCGGAGACCGGGTTCGACCTCGTGAAGCTGCCGGACGGGCGGGTCCTGAAGGTCGCGGACCTGGTCGATGACGTGAAGGAGCGGGACTTCGTCAAGGCGGCCCTGACCAGGGAGATCCTCGGCCCGGACGGGAGGCGGGACGACGCGGCGGACCGGGCGAAGGTGGACATCATCATCGCGCTCGGGATGGCGAAGGAGGGGTTCGACTGGGTCTGGTGCGAGCACGCCCTGACCATCGGGTACCGGTCCTCGCTGACCGAGATCGTGCAGATCATCGGCCGCGCCACCCGGGACGCGCCCGGCAAGCGTCATGCCCAGTTCACCAACCTGGTGGCGGAGCCGGGGGTGGAGACCGGGGTGGTCACGGACGCGGTCAACGACATGCTGAAGGCGATCTCCGGGGCGCTCCTGATGGAGCAGGTCCTCCAGCCGAACTTCAAGTTCTACCGGCGCGAGGACGGGGACACCCGGCCCCCGGTCGAGGTGGACGATGAGGGCCGGGTCCATATCGGGATCGGCGGGCTGATGCTGCCCCCGACCGCCCGGGCGCGCGAGATCGTCGAGAACGACATGCATGAGCTGGTCGCCAAGGCGTGCCAGCAGATCGACCGGCGCACCGTGGCGGATGACGTGGCGCCGGAGGTGGCGACCCAGCTGATCCTGACCGACATCATCGAGAAGAGCTACGAGAACCTGACCCCGGACGAGACGGAGGCGATCCGCCAGGACCTGGCCGCCCGGATGAACATCGCCGCGATCGCGCGCCGCATGGCGCAGGAGGAGGCGGAGAAGGGGCCCGGGGAGCCGGACGAGGGCGGGACCACGGCCGGGCCGGACCCGGAGCCGAACGCCCCGGACGCGATGAACCTGATCCGGATGGTGAAGAAGTTCATCAACGTGCGCGAGCTGGACATCGACCTGATCGACTCGATCAACCCGTTCCGGGAGGGGTTCGACGTCGCCTCGAAGGCGCTCGACACCCCGCTCCTCCAGCAGATCCAGAGCGCGATGGTCGCGCAGCGGATCCAGATGACGGAGGAGGAGGCGCTGGTCCTCTGGCCCCGGATCAAGCGGTTCACCGCCCAGGAGGGGCGCCCCCCGAACCCGCACGCGGCCGACGACCTGGAGCGCCGGCTGGCGGAGGCGCACGCCTACATCCGGACCAAGAAGGCGGAGCGGCTGCGCGCCGCCCAGGCGGAGGGCTGATCCA
This genomic stretch from Gemmobacter sp. harbors:
- a CDS encoding NYN domain-containing protein, giving the protein MTDQNQGMSGKIRAAFFIDGFNLYHAIDELGQAHLKWVSYWKIGNLLIPKGTEELVAVTWCTARHPSNSSKADRHDALVRAQKLEGVTVHKGHFVDERRDCRACSSSWMHPSEKEGDINVAIHLLRDAFHDLYDHAYLVTADSDQVATIRMFLKEFPGKSLTVVVPPGRKRSEHLHSLAKKTIQMNDGHLDKSVMRQIVGGAGSGYARRPTNYDPPPGWVHPDDRPKK
- a CDS encoding helix-turn-helix domain-containing protein — translated: MSVALLNRYLVKRSHLRILIDMAISMESATVSSAAGLTVGSVVYAKYGEASVAGFQAVPDLLLKYQSELGLSPTDLAVLLNVLMHWWYPEKKPFPRSTTIAKRMGVTPRTVQRSLQQLEELGLLVREKDPRGPTYLDPAPLVEKLGALAKKDADYQIRRRRRDGEEELGPNQHPLG
- a CDS encoding recombinase family protein; translated protein: MILGYARVSTRDQNLDGQRDALAAAGAERIFADTITGTARARPELDRLLSELRSGDVVVVTKYDRLARSLKDLLEIVELIQAKGAGFRSLGEDIDTTTPAGRLIFHVFASIAQFERERIVERTKEGLEAARRRGRVGGRPPALSPAQKAEVKRMRDEEHRPIPEIAALFKVSEKTVRRAT
- a CDS encoding DEAD/DEAH box helicase: MSGDLLEDRRLDRYQHDTVDDCLIAIDEFHHVSAGDDNRLGEILRRLLARGRAHIMAMTGSYFRGDTVPVLRPEDEALFRSITYSYYEQLDGYRFLKSLGISYSFYRDSYLTAIPEVLNPDLKTIIHIPHRGSAEAVDVKQAEVGAILHALGEVIGREPETGFDLVKLPDGRVLKVADLVDDVKERDFVKAALTREILGPDGRRDDAADRAKVDIIIALGMAKEGFDWVWCEHALTIGYRSSLTEIVQIIGRATRDAPGKRHAQFTNLVAEPGVETGVVTDAVNDMLKAISGALLMEQVLQPNFKFYRREDGDTRPPVEVDDEGRVHIGIGGLMLPPTARAREIVENDMHELVAKACQQIDRRTVADDVAPEVATQLILTDIIEKSYENLTPDETEAIRQDLAARMNIAAIARRMAQEEAEKGPGEPDEGGTTAGPDPEPNAPDAMNLIRMVKKFINVRELDIDLIDSINPFREGFDVASKALDTPLLQQIQSAMVAQRIQMTEEEALVLWPRIKRFTAQEGRPPNPHAADDLERRLAEAHAYIRTKKAERLRAAQAEG